The following proteins are co-located in the Luteolibacter rhizosphaerae genome:
- a CDS encoding glycosyltransferase translates to MVRIIHQTWTSASPPDPPFRTDWIESWKRLNPSWRYEYWTDERMAAFVAREFPAFFPVWCSYPKAIMRVDAWRYLVLKRVGGLYADLDFACLMALDCWLPSSGLFHCADQGDGFWGNAFMWAPSPGLKFFDGIEAALMKRAEEGDVLKATGPEFLTDYGYENDRHAALLPSPRVYPLAHWDHDRKRQLARMPPEAILELFPRAGAITFWCNSWSVQRNSVPPQPSPSAKPEKHNPAKIHVAVLGTPGSRLLRAVARETWTLELPPEITYTFCAEAGEGADDESGNPDDKSVAGLLPTSVLELRHRHPEAGWIFICSEETYLVPERLEELADPDFGLVGSPSLLTKGRPCLRAGFLLSRRAAVILAQRGFSGPLSDILPLFKEAGIRWKATHRLRPDAQLIPDQNNDLASACFSETQRLKAIHTFLYDDPLWTARAAHHDWRDDLEFYEGGYFRKKNHGSFGEWRDEGHGAIYLDWFDWAPEAFIAVSQSPTGFPDAGLVVHELAAGEVLRR, encoded by the coding sequence ATGGTCCGGATCATTCATCAGACGTGGACGTCCGCTTCTCCGCCGGACCCGCCGTTCCGGACTGACTGGATCGAATCGTGGAAGCGGCTCAATCCTTCATGGCGCTATGAATACTGGACCGACGAGAGAATGGCCGCGTTCGTGGCGCGGGAATTCCCCGCATTCTTTCCGGTCTGGTGCTCCTACCCCAAGGCCATCATGCGGGTTGATGCGTGGCGCTATCTCGTGCTCAAAAGGGTCGGAGGACTTTACGCGGACCTGGACTTCGCATGCCTGATGGCTCTTGATTGCTGGTTGCCTTCTAGCGGGTTGTTCCATTGTGCCGATCAGGGAGACGGTTTCTGGGGCAACGCTTTCATGTGGGCACCATCACCCGGACTGAAGTTCTTCGATGGAATCGAGGCCGCCCTGATGAAGCGCGCGGAAGAGGGTGATGTCCTGAAGGCGACGGGCCCGGAGTTCCTGACCGACTATGGCTACGAGAACGACCGGCATGCGGCCTTGCTCCCCTCACCGCGGGTTTACCCCTTGGCGCATTGGGATCATGATCGGAAACGCCAGCTCGCGCGGATGCCTCCGGAAGCCATCCTCGAGCTTTTCCCGCGGGCCGGTGCCATCACCTTCTGGTGCAACTCGTGGAGCGTCCAGCGTAACTCCGTGCCTCCGCAACCTTCCCCTTCAGCCAAGCCGGAGAAGCACAACCCGGCAAAGATCCATGTGGCGGTCTTGGGCACGCCCGGGAGCCGGCTCCTCCGCGCCGTTGCACGTGAGACTTGGACCTTGGAGCTTCCCCCGGAGATTACCTACACTTTCTGCGCCGAGGCGGGCGAAGGAGCGGATGATGAGTCCGGGAATCCGGACGACAAGTCCGTGGCCGGCCTCTTGCCGACATCTGTCCTCGAGCTGCGGCACCGTCATCCCGAAGCGGGATGGATTTTTATCTGTAGCGAGGAAACTTATCTCGTTCCCGAACGACTTGAGGAGCTTGCGGATCCGGACTTCGGCCTGGTGGGAAGTCCCTCCCTGCTTACCAAGGGCAGGCCTTGCCTGCGGGCCGGGTTCCTATTGTCACGCCGTGCTGCCGTCATACTCGCCCAACGGGGTTTCAGCGGTCCCCTATCCGATATCTTGCCGTTATTCAAAGAGGCGGGCATCCGCTGGAAAGCCACCCATCGCCTCAGACCTGACGCGCAGTTGATCCCGGATCAAAACAACGACCTGGCATCGGCGTGTTTCAGCGAAACCCAACGGTTAAAAGCGATCCATACATTCCTTTACGATGACCCGCTGTGGACGGCACGCGCAGCCCATCACGACTGGCGGGACGATCTGGAATTCTACGAAGGCGGGTATTTCCGTAAGAAGAATCATGGCTCATTCGGCGAGTGGCGGGACGAAGGCCATGGCGCAATCTATCTTGACTGGTTCGACTGGGCACCTGAGGCCTTCATTGCAGTGAGCCAGAGTCCCACCGGATTTCCTGACGCGGGTTTGGTAGTCCATGAACTTGCCGCCGGGGAGGTTCTCCGACGCTGA
- a CDS encoding glycosyltransferase family protein, translating into MRDYDNVMRAYNEAGTAPGITVYVHHDVFLPESFEAGLLNSLESLGRIDPDWAVAGVAGMQVNGGRPTFVAHVRDRGRDLGSPISSPHEVQTLDELILVVNGPAVFDESIPGNHFYGCDICMQGMLAGRRSYVVEAYCHHNSGLNLENILPADFWPAREYIASNYRDCLPIHTTCTSIPATG; encoded by the coding sequence ATGAGGGACTATGACAACGTGATGCGCGCCTACAACGAGGCGGGGACTGCCCCCGGCATCACCGTGTATGTCCACCACGACGTCTTCCTGCCGGAGTCCTTCGAAGCCGGGCTGCTGAACTCGTTGGAATCGCTCGGGCGGATCGATCCGGACTGGGCGGTAGCCGGGGTCGCGGGGATGCAAGTCAATGGCGGCAGGCCCACGTTTGTTGCCCATGTGCGGGACCGGGGCCGGGACTTGGGATCTCCCATCAGCTCGCCGCATGAAGTTCAGACTTTGGATGAACTCATTCTGGTGGTCAACGGGCCGGCTGTTTTCGACGAGTCCATCCCCGGCAATCACTTTTATGGGTGTGACATCTGCATGCAGGGAATGCTGGCGGGCAGGAGATCGTATGTGGTGGAGGCCTATTGCCACCACAACTCCGGCCTCAACCTGGAGAACATCCTGCCTGCGGATTTCTGGCCGGCCCGGGAATATATCGCTTCGAACTACCGGGACTGTCTGCCCATTCACACCACCTGCACCTCCATCCCGGCGACCGGCTGA
- a CDS encoding class I SAM-dependent methyltransferase — translation MDIEKLNQQLRATCAPYRILSADCKIGGIGLGGVLGHEEITVTNSRSFSWTLGAHAPSRVEIRCSEALDLQGFLNGSSRFCAGVCMKIDGTPLDRVFGAYDVTNAVTLSPGRHVLEAAPIDGERDCHTVWGLTLASEASSAGPTYGVAISARLDGAVPPDLLDAWLDHHRGLGVDHVFLATEADPIGEGHTVNPDPGFVTMVFCHPQEAGCFHELVLRKHGHEAAWVALLETRDYLNPLGSQSLPDFLLPYQEFGGIKIETESAPDTGRGIRQIVQPPFVVEIQSSGEVITMEGRPMVGEDYSNEISSLHLHVSTFADEGVVSSGSEGGQKGGAGAWRTDAPGMRRPLPAHRIPATGRRVAGFIHVAAVNHWREILTSQLRKLRQSGLLDETTKIHVGLVGAGRTTAAEVESFSDKIEILYDDKDLGAFEFPTLIALQNFCDGFEGDVWYLHTKGSVNLRDNQHSWRSRMEDFVIFKHRLARAKLEQGYVAAGGFANPDPRWHVPGNFWWARSDYVRGLPRLADFDLQNRYEAERWIACTGPEDIYFHDSGDSNFREFRIISSKVAAGFITTNGFHGWMRSRVTVDPAWSYDVLLSAHAPCEIILEVRHPVSIFGFMAGTSERGSWTVQFEKNGEDVGALRSPCSRTQEFNLAPGTHRLRCHVTEGAHWGAHSCWAIATTRKELDDPVAASPIAEESVGSSGKRYWDHRTTILNDLIETAGYASYLEIGLGDGLNFARIKCGSKCSVDPVTGRYPIATPSVSSSSDEFFRTNRSTYDLIFIDGLHEAEQVEKDINNSLRCLNKGGMIVCHDMNPQSEAMQRVPRSQTEWTGDCWKAWVRIRARFPDVSAIVVDADYGVGILIPDGPRTPTLAHPSDSALEWPYFQENREKLLNLMSPGKARDFVRQAMPLMA, via the coding sequence ATGGATATCGAGAAACTCAATCAGCAACTGAGGGCGACATGCGCGCCCTACCGGATCCTGAGCGCCGACTGCAAGATCGGCGGGATCGGGCTCGGCGGAGTTCTGGGACACGAGGAGATCACCGTGACCAACTCCCGTTCCTTCAGCTGGACCTTGGGAGCCCACGCTCCGTCCCGGGTCGAAATCAGATGCTCGGAAGCCTTGGATCTCCAGGGATTTCTCAACGGCTCGTCGAGGTTCTGCGCCGGCGTCTGCATGAAAATCGACGGAACTCCCCTGGACAGGGTTTTCGGAGCTTACGATGTGACGAATGCGGTCACCCTGTCTCCAGGCCGCCACGTTCTGGAGGCGGCACCTATCGACGGAGAACGCGACTGCCACACGGTGTGGGGTCTAACATTGGCTTCGGAAGCTTCCTCTGCCGGCCCGACCTACGGAGTTGCGATCAGCGCACGACTGGACGGGGCGGTCCCCCCCGACCTGCTGGACGCCTGGTTGGATCATCATCGCGGTTTGGGGGTCGATCACGTCTTTCTAGCGACGGAAGCCGATCCCATTGGCGAAGGGCATACAGTCAACCCCGATCCCGGTTTCGTGACGATGGTGTTTTGCCACCCTCAAGAGGCCGGCTGTTTCCATGAACTGGTTCTTCGCAAACACGGCCATGAAGCCGCGTGGGTGGCCCTGCTCGAAACCCGGGATTATCTCAATCCCCTAGGGTCGCAATCTCTTCCGGATTTCCTCCTTCCTTATCAGGAATTCGGCGGCATCAAGATCGAGACGGAAAGCGCCCCGGACACAGGGAGAGGCATCCGGCAGATCGTCCAGCCACCCTTCGTCGTCGAAATCCAATCGTCAGGCGAGGTGATCACGATGGAGGGACGGCCCATGGTCGGCGAGGACTACAGCAACGAGATCTCCTCGCTGCATCTTCACGTTTCAACGTTTGCCGATGAAGGGGTGGTTTCATCGGGCAGTGAAGGCGGACAGAAGGGCGGGGCCGGCGCTTGGAGGACGGACGCTCCCGGAATGCGCCGCCCCCTTCCAGCGCACCGCATCCCCGCTACTGGAAGGAGGGTCGCGGGTTTCATTCACGTCGCCGCCGTCAATCATTGGAGAGAAATTCTAACATCCCAACTCCGCAAGCTCCGGCAATCAGGGCTCTTGGATGAAACGACGAAGATCCATGTCGGCCTCGTGGGTGCCGGGCGTACGACAGCGGCCGAGGTCGAGTCTTTTTCGGACAAGATCGAGATCCTCTACGACGACAAGGATCTTGGAGCCTTCGAGTTCCCGACCCTGATCGCCCTTCAAAACTTTTGCGACGGGTTCGAGGGCGACGTGTGGTATCTCCACACCAAAGGATCGGTAAACCTCCGGGACAACCAGCATTCGTGGCGGTCGCGAATGGAGGACTTCGTCATCTTCAAGCACCGGCTCGCCCGCGCGAAGCTGGAACAAGGTTATGTCGCGGCCGGGGGGTTCGCCAATCCGGACCCCCGCTGGCACGTCCCGGGAAATTTCTGGTGGGCCCGCTCCGATTACGTCCGGGGTCTCCCCAGATTGGCCGATTTCGATCTTCAGAACCGCTACGAGGCCGAGCGCTGGATCGCCTGCACCGGTCCGGAGGACATCTACTTCCACGATTCCGGAGACAGTAACTTCCGGGAATTCCGGATCATCTCTTCGAAAGTCGCCGCGGGATTCATCACCACGAACGGATTCCACGGATGGATGAGAAGCCGGGTTACGGTCGATCCCGCCTGGAGTTACGATGTGCTTCTCTCCGCCCATGCTCCCTGCGAGATCATCCTTGAGGTGCGGCACCCCGTCTCGATCTTCGGGTTCATGGCCGGAACCTCGGAACGGGGCTCCTGGACCGTTCAGTTCGAGAAAAATGGAGAAGACGTCGGAGCACTCCGCTCTCCCTGCTCGCGAACGCAGGAATTCAACCTCGCGCCGGGTACCCATCGTCTGAGGTGCCATGTCACGGAAGGCGCACATTGGGGAGCCCATTCCTGCTGGGCCATCGCTACGACTCGCAAAGAACTTGATGATCCCGTGGCGGCATCGCCGATTGCCGAGGAGTCCGTAGGATCTTCCGGCAAGCGCTACTGGGATCATCGGACCACGATTCTCAACGACCTCATTGAAACTGCCGGTTATGCCAGCTACCTTGAGATCGGTCTCGGCGACGGCTTGAATTTCGCCCGCATCAAATGCGGCAGCAAATGCAGCGTGGACCCCGTCACAGGCCGCTATCCGATCGCGACCCCCTCGGTGAGTTCGAGTTCCGACGAGTTTTTCAGAACCAATCGGTCCACCTACGATCTCATCTTCATCGACGGGCTCCACGAAGCCGAACAGGTGGAAAAGGACATCAACAACTCCCTTCGATGCCTGAACAAGGGAGGGATGATCGTGTGCCACGACATGAATCCGCAAAGCGAGGCGATGCAGAGGGTTCCCAGAAGCCAAACCGAGTGGACGGGAGATTGTTGGAAAGCTTGGGTTAGAATACGCGCCCGGTTCCCCGACGTTTCGGCTATCGTGGTGGACGCCGACTACGGGGTCGGGATCCTGATTCCGGACGGGCCACGCACGCCGACACTCGCTCATCCTTCAGATTCCGCCCTCGAATGGCCTTACTTCCAGGAAAACCGCGAGAAACTTCTCAATCTGATGAGTCCCGGAAAGGCGCGCGACTTCGTCCGGCAGGCCATGCCCCTCATGGCATGA
- a CDS encoding glycosyltransferase family 25 protein, protein MKLTDFFEKIFVINLPYKAERRDRLTKHLAVAGLASPEDITWVRAISGDMCPPPDYFKAGGGAWGCLQSHLRIVQDATMDGLGNYLVLEDDVIFHDQSGEHLQRFMSEVPADWDQIYLGGQHLRDPEPVEGSPFVFRGINVNRTHAFALSNKAFRLFQQHVMHAPDYMARAPWHIDHQLGIAHERGDWNVYAPAWWIAGQEEGTSNISGKNNPRYWWNFGGYGMGLPFVFVEPAELEVVGTGELRRYLHFGNHLKDNTLEDVGLDACVGSPGSLQTWLKMIAKEAIGYWKLPAISHPAIPISEVAGNWGTRVMTLGEADLGALCAYPANGLFAHPLNSKVECFGNLVRSTSAA, encoded by the coding sequence ATGAAGCTCACAGATTTCTTCGAGAAGATTTTCGTCATCAATCTCCCGTATAAGGCGGAGAGGAGAGACCGTCTCACAAAGCATTTGGCCGTCGCTGGTCTGGCGAGCCCGGAAGACATCACTTGGGTAAGGGCCATTTCGGGCGACATGTGCCCGCCGCCCGACTATTTCAAAGCAGGGGGAGGCGCATGGGGATGTCTCCAATCCCACCTCCGCATCGTCCAGGATGCGACGATGGATGGTCTCGGGAACTACCTCGTGTTGGAGGACGACGTGATCTTCCACGACCAATCGGGGGAGCATCTGCAACGCTTCATGAGCGAAGTGCCTGCTGACTGGGATCAGATTTACTTGGGCGGGCAACATCTCCGTGATCCCGAACCGGTGGAAGGTTCGCCCTTCGTGTTCAGGGGCATAAATGTGAACCGGACCCACGCATTTGCACTGAGCAACAAAGCGTTCCGGCTTTTCCAACAGCATGTCATGCACGCGCCCGACTACATGGCGCGGGCCCCCTGGCATATCGATCATCAGTTGGGGATCGCGCACGAGCGCGGGGATTGGAACGTCTATGCCCCTGCATGGTGGATAGCGGGGCAGGAGGAAGGGACGAGCAATATCTCGGGCAAGAACAACCCCCGCTATTGGTGGAATTTCGGTGGCTACGGCATGGGGCTGCCCTTCGTGTTCGTCGAGCCGGCGGAACTGGAGGTGGTTGGGACCGGGGAACTCCGGCGCTACCTCCACTTCGGCAATCATCTGAAGGACAACACGCTGGAGGATGTCGGCCTGGATGCCTGCGTCGGCTCTCCGGGCAGTCTTCAAACATGGCTGAAGATGATTGCGAAGGAGGCGATCGGTTATTGGAAGCTTCCCGCCATCAGCCATCCGGCGATCCCGATTTCGGAGGTGGCGGGCAACTGGGGGACGAGGGTGATGACACTCGGGGAAGCCGATCTAGGCGCCCTGTGCGCTTATCCTGCAAACGGTTTGTTCGCCCATCCGCTGAATTCCAAGGTCGAGTGCTTCGGGAATCTCGTCAGGAGTACGTCGGCGGCATGA